In a single window of the Labeo rohita strain BAU-BD-2019 chromosome 23, IGBB_LRoh.1.0, whole genome shotgun sequence genome:
- the mipb gene encoding major intrinsic protein of lens fiber b, producing the protein MMWEFRSMMFWRAVFAEFFGTMFFVFFGMGAALRWTSGPYHVFHTALCFGFAAATLIQSIGHISGGHINPAVTFAYLVGSQMSFFRAFFYICAQCLGAMAGAAALYGVTPNNMRGTLALNTLQPGMSLGMATTVEVFLTMQLVVCVFAVTDERRNGRLGSAALSIGFSITMGHLMGMYYTGAGMNPARSFAPAIIMRNFINHWVYWVGPMIGGAMGAILYDFMLFPRMRGLSERLATLKGSRPPESDNQQETRGEPIELKTQTL; encoded by the exons ATGATGTGGGAGTTTCGCTCTATGATGTTCTGGAGGGCCGTGTTCGCCGAGTTTTTCGGCACCATGTTCTTCGTCTTCTTCGGGATGGGCGCAGCGCTACGTTGGACCTCCGGGCCGTACCACGTCTTCCACACTGCCCTCTGCTTTGGTTTTGCTGCTGCTACGCTAATTCAATCCATCGGCCACATCAGCGGAGGACACATCAATCCGGCCGTCACCTTTGCCTACTTAGTCGGCTCTCAGATGTCCTTTTTCCGAGCTTTCTTCTATATTTGCGCTCAGTGCCTGGGGGCCATGGCAGGAGCCGCGGCCCTCTATGGAGTTACACCCAACAACATGAGAGGCACACTGGCACTTAACACG CTGCAGCCCGGCATGAGTCTTGGCATGGCGACTACAGTGGAGGTGTTTCTCACCATGCAGCTGGTTGTTTGCGTTTTCGCCGTCACCGATGAGAGACGAAACGGACGTTTGGGTTCTGCCGCTCTGTCTATTGGCTTCTCTATCACCATGGGTCACCTAATGGGG ATGTACTACACTGGAGCTGGCATGAACCCAGCTAGATCTTTCGCTCCGGCTATTATCATGAGGAATTTCATCAACCACTGG GTGTACTGGGTGGGACCCATGATTGGTGGTGCTATGGGTGCCATCTTGTATGATTTCATGCTGTTTCCCCGTATGCGGGGTCTCTCTGAGCGGCTAGCCACTCTTAAAGGCAGCCGACCCCCGGAGAGCGACAACCAGCAGGAGACCCGCGGAGAGCCCATCGAGCTGAAGACTCAAACCCTATAA
- the LOC127154602 gene encoding aquaporin-4 has protein sequence MAIKEELRSRQFWQGILAETLGSLVFVSAVLGSLVPGPDGASPGPIYPALAAGMATVVLGYCFGEISGAQVNPAVTVALLATRKVDVLRAVVYLVAQCLGGILAAGLMYLSLPLKSTAQNYINKVPVEMNAGQALGMEMLATFLLGFTVFSVEDQRRREINEPGNLAIGFAVTTAIFIAGRFSGASLNPARSLGPAIILGYWEHHWVYWIGPILGAVLAGVSHEFIFAPSASRQKLVACLTCKDIEIVETASVSRSSLSTVTQSAMRNKQNNKLEHS, from the exons ATGGCAATAAAAGAG GAGCTGAGGAGCCGTCAGTTTTGGCAGGGGATTCTGGCAGAGACTCTTGGTTCTCTGGTCTTTGTATCTGCTGTGTTGGGCTCTTTAGTGCCGGGGCCAGACGGGGCCTCCCCCGGGCCCATTTACCCCGCACTGGCTGCTGGTATGGCAACTGTGGTTCTGGGATATTGCTTTGGTGAAATCAGTGGCGCTCAG gTGAATCCTGCGGTGACTGTGGCTCTCTTGGCCACACGTAAGGTGGATGTGTTGAGGGCCGTGGTGTATCTGGTTGCTCAGTGTTTGGGTGGGATCCTCGCAGCTGGCCTCATGTACCTCTCACTGCCCCTGAAGTCCACAGCACAAAACTACATCAACAAG GTCCCAGTGGAAATGAATGCAGGTCAAGCTCTGGGGATGGAGATGCTTGCCACATTTCTCCTGGGTTTCACTGTATTTTCTGTGGAAGATCAACGCAGGAGAGAAATAAATGAACCAGGGAATTTAGCCATTGGGTTTGCTGTGACCACTGCCATCTTTATTGCT GGGAGATTTTCTGGTGCCAGTCTGAACCCGGCTCGCTCCCTTGGTCCTGCTATAATACTTGGATATTGGGAACATCACTGG GTCTACTGGATTGGTCCAATATTAGGTGCAGTTCTGGCTGGAGTGTCTCATGAGTTCATTTTTGCCCCCAGTGCATCCAGACAGAAGCTGGTGGCTTGTTTGACCTGTAAGGACATTGAGATTGTGGAGACGGCCAGCGTGTCTCGATCATCCCTGTCCACAGTCACACAGAGCGCCatgagaaacaaacaaaacaacaaactggAGCACAGCTAA